In the Candidatus Korarchaeota archaeon NZ13-K genome, ATCCTCCTCTCTATCTCCCTCTTTGATATGTAGAGCATGCGAATCACCTCCCGCATGCTGAGGGCGGATTATTATAAAGGACCCCCGAGCGGCCGGTCTGACTCAGCATTTGAGCGTCATTCCCAGCGGTGAGATTACTAGGAGCGTGGCCGCAAATATGAAGGGCATAGCCGGATACGCTGGGGCGATCCACTTCCCCTCCTCCGGGGGATCGTCGCAGGAGATCCTCAGGGCGGCCCTAAGCACGAACCTCCTCCTCCCGTCGACGCTCACCTCAGCAGTGCTCGCGCATCTCGCGATCCTCCTGTCGTAAGGGGAGAGCAGCATCATCGCTAATATCTTCCTCCAGAGTGGCTCATCGAATCCATCCATTAGCCCTCTATTCCCGATTATCCTGAAGAAATTTACCAGAAACTGGCAGGGGATCATGAGGGCTATGAGGACCTTCGAGAGCAGGTACACCAGGAGGGCGTCCGGAAACGTGCAATTTCCGGTCAGCAGTAGCGAGAGGGTGAGGTATGCCAGCACATCCGCCTGACCGGAGAGGGAGAGGAACCACTCCATGATGAGCATCAGGGAGAGGAGCAGCAGGAAGGGCCAGTATCTGATTATGAACTGGAGAGTTCCACCCGGATCCAGGAGCTTAATCGCGACACCCAAGATCGAGCCCGGCAGCCAGACCCAATCTGGTACCATCCTGCTCCTGACGTCGTGGAGGCTGGCCACGGCGAGCGTCGATAAGGCCGCGAGCTCGCTAAGGTAAGGGAGCATCCTCCCCCCTCTAGGCATCATCCACTCATCTCAACGCTCGGATCCTTCCCTGATCCCCCGGATCCTCGCCTCAGGAAGGTCATCAGCCTCTCGGTGAGCTTCCTGAAGTCTATCAGTATGAAGACCAGCGTTATCACCACGCCCACCGCTAGGGAGAAGAGCCAGGTTCTCTCCCCCAGGAACCCCTCGGCCATCCTCGACACGCCCTGCCCTATGTAGGCCGCTGGTATCGTTATCACGAGCTTCCCAGCCAGATACGTGAGGAAGAACCATACTGGGCTCATCCTGCCGAGGCCCATGGGGATCACGATCCACTCGTCGGGCAGGGGGGTGGCGGCCGCTATGAAGTTCATCAGGTAGAGCGTGATCCTTCCGTACCTCCCCATCCTCTCATCACCCACCTTCCTCTCCAGCAGCTTCCCGACCCCGTAGGAGGCGCTGAAGTGGACCGCCTTGGCCAGCGTGGCCCCCAGGGCGACGGAAACCCCTATGAGGAGCTTGTCCATCTGGGGGAAGTTCATGGCTATTAGCGCTGCCACGAGGGCGTTGGATGGGGAGGCGAAGGGGACCAGGCTTATGATGAAGGTGAAGACCAGCACCCCTACCGGACCCCAGAGACCTATGAGAGCTTGATATCCCGTTTGGTTCATCCGGAGGACCCCGGCCGGCTCACTATTAATCTTTTCCATCGATGGGCGATGCCCCCGGATGGGTCCGCGGAGGAGATGCGTGGCCCGGGAGCATCTGAACGGAAATCCTTTTAGCTTGACCGAGTCGGCTCGCCTCATGAGGCGCAGGGATAAGGAGATCGGGGATTTCGGGGAGATAGAGGATGTGATGAGGAGAGCACTCGTCTGCAGAGTTGCAATGTGCGATAACGGTGTTCCGTATTGCGTCCCCGTGAGCTTCGGCTACTGCGATGGGAGGATATACATACACTCCGCTAAGGAGGGGAGGAAGATAGAGGTTCTCAGGACCAACAGGCTTGTCTGCTTCGAGTTAGAAGTCGATGTGAAGCTGATTAGGACTGGAAGCAGGCCCTGCGACTGGACCATGGGGTACAGGAGTGTGATAGGATTGGCTGAAGCCCACTTCGTGACGGACAGGGAGGAGAAGAGGAGGGCTTTGAGCTGCATAGTCAGGCACTACTCCGGGGAGGATCATGATTTCTCCGAGGAGGAGCTCGAGAGCGTTGAGGTGATAAGGCTCGATATCATTGAGGTGAGCGGGAAGAGGTCCCCCAGACCTTGAGGTAGTTACAGGCCCAGGGATCGCTGCAGCGCGGCCCGAGACACCTTCATATGATCTCGGGCGAGTACCTCCTCCAGACGGCTTCGGGATTCTCCCTCAGAAGCTTCATCGCATGGGGCAGCCTCTCCAAGATGTCCTGGGCCGTGATCCCATCCTCCCCCTTCTCCTCGGCCGCTATGTCCCCGGCCAGGC is a window encoding:
- a CDS encoding prepilin peptidase, translating into MMPRGGRMLPYLSELAALSTLAVASLHDVRSRMVPDWVWLPGSILGVAIKLLDPGGTLQFIIRYWPFLLLLSLMLIMEWFLSLSGQADVLAYLTLSLLLTGNCTFPDALLVYLLSKVLIALMIPCQFLVNFFRIIGNRGLMDGFDEPLWRKILAMMLLSPYDRRIARCASTAEVSVDGRRRFVLRAALRISCDDPPEEGKWIAPAYPAMPFIFAATLLVISPLGMTLKC
- a CDS encoding pyridoxamine 5'-phosphate oxidase family protein, which produces MRRRDKEIGDFGEIEDVMRRALVCRVAMCDNGVPYCVPVSFGYCDGRIYIHSAKEGRKIEVLRTNRLVCFELEVDVKLIRTGSRPCDWTMGYRSVIGLAEAHFVTDREEKRRALSCIVRHYSGEDHDFSEEELESVEVIRLDIIEVSGKRSPRP